In a genomic window of Gossypium arboreum isolate Shixiya-1 chromosome 9, ASM2569848v2, whole genome shotgun sequence:
- the LOC108454107 gene encoding probable serine/threonine-protein kinase PBL1: MGCFAVLKSKKKKSEQSVFVKPTARKEQMPTTLPEPQVQTRSLQSAPPSFKTRVKPIQPNNKATSNRTRTLSAPSSLNTAEQDALVSVEFEEQEELKSYVGVAKEQRSPSPQPLPLPSPRSSALKTMGSFKAGNVTGPLFASGPLPLPPSGTLRNFSYEEISAACHHFSSDRCTSEGLSSVMYKASFGDDSSSSKKFEATVTRLHPSTQGLRDFINEVNTLAALQHPNLCKLLGFHARDSSEQRMLVYERLFHGSLDRLLYGRSDGPPLDWNTRMKIALCSAQGLTFLHEEGPFQAMYNEFSTANIQIDKDFSAKLSGYGCVGHILEAEEIAANSFAVANLSVETLERGWLTPKSNVWTFGIVLLELLTGRKNLDTRHPREERNLVKWSRPFLADDCRLSLIMDPQLKGRFPMKAARTVAGIAQRCLQKDPSERPTMRTIVESLRIIQDMKYSCRFPLQEPAAIAGKHMLRSPSLNGIITPATAPKFGFSPSPPSGIRLSVSPARAAALPLTLPPRACSSTLSLEELERQESRRSSSSTTLRRASVEGF, encoded by the exons ATGGGTTGTTTTGCTGTTTTGAAAAGTAAGAAGAAAAAGTCCGAGCAGTCAGTTTTTGTGAAACCTACTGCTCGCAAGGAGCAGATGCCCACCACACTGCCTGAGCCCCAAGTTCAGACCCGATCACTGCAATCTGCACCCCCGAGTTTTAAAACTAGAGTAAAACCTATTCAACCTAATAACAAGGCAACCAGCAATAGGACGCGCACATTATCTGCTCCATCAAGTCTCAACACCGCAGAGCAAGATGCGCTTGTGTCAGTTGAATTTGAAGAACAGGAAGAGTTAAAGAGTTACGTTGGAGTAGCAAAGGAACAGCGATCGCCAAGTCCACAACCGCTGCCGCTTCCATCCCCACGCAGTTCTGCGCTGAAGACAATGGGAAGCTTTAAAGCAGGGAATGTCACTGGCCCTCTTTTTGCCTCTGGACCACTGCCCCTGCCTCCCTCTGGAACACTACGGAACTTCTCTTATGAAGAAATTTCAGCTGCTTGCCATCATTTCTCTTCTGATCGATGCACATCCGAGGGTCTTTCTTCTGTTATGTATAAGGCTTCTTTTGGAGATGACTCATCAAGTTCAAAAAAGTTTGAAGCCACTGTTACTCGCCTTCATCCATCCACTCAG GGTTTAAGGGATTTTATAAATGAAGTAAATACTCTTGCAGCATTGCAGCATCCAAACCTCTGTAAATTGCTTGGATTTCATGCGCGTGATAGTTCAGAACAAAGAATGTTGGTCTATGAGAGGCTGTTTCATGGAAGTTTAGATAGGCTTCTGTATGGGAGATCAGATGGACCACCACTTGATTGGAATACCCGAATGAAAATTGCTTTATGTTCTGCACAGGGTCTTACTTTCTTGCATGAGGAAGGACCATTTCAG GCAATGTACAATGAATTTTCAACTGCCAACATACAGATTGACAAAGATTTTAGTGCAAAGCTTTCAGGATATGGGTGTGTTGGTCATATCCTAGAGGCGGAAGAGATTGCTGCTAATTCATTC GCTGTGGCGAATCTGTCAGTAGAGACACTGGAGAGAGGATGGCTAACTCCAAAGAGCAATGTTTGGACTTTTGGAATTGTCCTACTTGAATTACTTACCGGCCGGAAGAACCTTGACACCCGTCATCCCAGGGAAGAGCGGAACCTAGTGAAGTGGAGTCGACCATTCCTAGCTGACGATTGTAGATTATCACTCATAATGGATCCTCAACTCAAAGGTCGTTTTCCTATGAAAGCTGCACGCACAGTAGCCGGCATCGCACAAAGATGTCTCCAAAAAGACCCATCAGAGAGGCCTACCATGAGAACCATAGTTGAGAGTCTCAGAATCATCCAAGACATGAAATATTCCTGTCGGTTTCCTCTCCAAGAGCCCGCTGCAATTGCAGGAAAACACATGTTAAGGTCTCCTAGTCTTAACGGGATCATCACCCCTGCTACTGCACCCAAGTTCGGTTTCTCACCGTCACCGCCATCAGGAATCCGGCTATCTGTTTCTCCTGCAAGAGCAGCTGCTTTGCCTTTGACGCTTCCACCGCGAGCTTGTTCCTCTACCCTCTCACTCGAGGAACTCGAAAGGCAAGAAAGTAGGCGATCATCATCATCGACAACCCTTAGAAGGGCTAGTGTGGAAGGATTTTGA
- the LOC108456515 gene encoding F-box/FBD/LRR-repeat protein At3g52680-like encodes MEALKGVRNAIDLTLPFGTTSALSYCFDDGDNFPIFPCLLDLQLGIDYCFGWKLLPYFLENSPVLRYISLYRESETKYTTAIAEGKHKEADDTYGWKPPKQVPECLMGRLKNIEVRNLWRRKAECEVVKYLLENGKALAKMRISFEEDGISDEIDEDTIENFPRASESMILKISD; translated from the exons ATGGAAGCTCTCAAAGGAGTTAGAAACGCTATAGATCTAACTCTTCCGTTTGGTACTACTTCT GCTCTCAGCTATTGTTTTGATGATGGTGATAATTTCCCAATATTCCCATGTTTGCTGGACCTTCAGTTGGGTATCGATTATTGCTTTGGATGGAAATTGTTACCCTACTTCTTGGAAAACTCACCTGTTTTGCGATACATTTCGTTGTATAGG GAAAGTGAGACGAAATATACTACAGCAATTGCTGAGGGGAAACATAAGGAAGCTGATGATACATATGGTTGGAAACCACCAAAGCAAGTACCAGAGTGTTTAATGGGCAGGCTTAAGAACATCGAGGTGAGGAATCTATGGAGAAGAAAAGCAGAATGCGAAGTGGTGAAGTATTTGTTGGAAAATGGGAAAGCATTGGCGAAGATGAGAATCAGTTTTGAAGAGGATGGTATTAGTGATGAGATAGATGAAGATACAATTGAAAACTTTCCAAGGGCTTCTGAAAGTATGATATTGAAGATTTCCGATTAA